In the bacterium genome, one interval contains:
- a CDS encoding nucleotide exchange factor GrpE, protein MANSKKSKEKASAGEFLKTEKKQKSSKKRAPKNKEAELKKKLYQAQKEIDSLQDQLLRRTAEIDNMRKRTEREVSRIIQSANRDLIRDILSVVDDFERSLEASKKESAEHELLKGVELIHQKLMSLFSRYGLTPIESVGQPFDVEKHEALLQVEKSDVPSGTVVEEYEKGYMLNGEVLRHARVVVSK, encoded by the coding sequence ATGGCAAATTCAAAAAAGTCAAAAGAAAAAGCCTCTGCAGGAGAATTTTTAAAAACAGAAAAAAAACAAAAATCGTCCAAAAAACGGGCACCTAAGAATAAAGAAGCAGAGCTGAAAAAAAAGTTATATCAAGCTCAAAAGGAGATTGATTCCCTGCAGGATCAACTCCTGCGGCGTACAGCAGAAATTGACAATATGCGTAAACGTACCGAGAGGGAAGTTTCTCGCATTATTCAAAGCGCAAATCGTGATCTTATAAGAGATATTCTTTCTGTAGTAGATGATTTTGAACGTTCTTTGGAAGCTTCAAAAAAAGAATCTGCGGAGCACGAACTGTTAAAAGGTGTGGAACTTATTCACCAGAAGCTTATGTCTCTGTTTTCCAGATACGGGCTTACTCCTATTGAGTCTGTCGGACAGCCCTTTGATGTTGAGAAACATGAAGCCTTGTTGCAGGTTGAAAAGAGTGATGTGCCTTCCGGTACGGTAGTTGAGGAGTATGAAAAAGGGTACATGCTTAACGGAGAAGTCCTGCGGCATGCAAGGGTAGTTGTCAGTAAATAG
- the hrcA gene encoding heat-inducible transcription repressor HrcA, with amino-acid sequence MHKLNNRQKDILRCIIQQYIETAYPVGSKHLVKTYRLNSSSATIRNEMANLEEMGYLNQPHISAGRTPTEKAYRFYVNSLMSSEGLSTDERRAVKETIKSSGSSMSSILDETSKILGKISEELSVVLTPWLSWGVFDHLELINLTAGKILAVIHVKSRLVKTVVLEVDSKLNDEDLIKASSVLNERLSSLTLEEIRNTIKERVRDAKPCCRVVIEKISGHAEELFDFSEPMEVHYSGTRNILKQPEFSSINTIEPLLSLIDDKSRLVRIFNRKVRDVEVTIGNENEKMDLKSFAVVAASYRRGRDVGTLGVVGPIRMRYDKIVPLVNYVAKTMSQSFC; translated from the coding sequence ATGCATAAATTAAATAACAGGCAAAAAGATATCCTCCGGTGTATTATTCAGCAGTATATTGAAACTGCTTATCCGGTGGGATCAAAGCATCTTGTCAAAACGTACAGGCTGAATTCAAGTTCTGCCACAATAAGAAATGAAATGGCAAACCTTGAAGAAATGGGATATCTGAATCAGCCTCATATTTCAGCAGGACGCACTCCTACTGAAAAAGCGTACCGTTTTTATGTTAATAGCCTCATGAGCTCAGAAGGGCTTTCTACTGATGAGAGAAGGGCAGTAAAAGAGACTATAAAAAGCAGCGGTTCAAGTATGAGCAGTATTCTCGATGAAACATCGAAAATATTAGGGAAAATATCAGAAGAGCTGAGTGTTGTTTTAACTCCGTGGCTTTCCTGGGGGGTTTTTGATCATCTTGAGTTGATTAACCTAACTGCCGGTAAGATTCTTGCTGTGATTCATGTAAAGAGCCGTCTTGTGAAAACAGTGGTTCTTGAAGTTGATTCGAAGTTAAATGATGAAGATCTGATTAAGGCGAGTTCGGTTTTGAATGAGAGATTAAGCAGCCTTACTCTTGAGGAAATTCGAAATACTATAAAAGAGAGAGTAAGAGATGCAAAACCCTGCTGCCGTGTTGTTATTGAAAAAATTTCAGGCCATGCAGAAGAACTGTTTGATTTTTCAGAGCCGATGGAAGTCCACTATTCCGGCACAAGGAATATCTTAAAGCAGCCTGAATTTTCATCTATTAACACAATTGAACCTCTCTTATCTCTGATTGATGACAAGAGCCGGCTTGTTCGAATATTTAACCGTAAAGTCCGGGATGTAGAAGTTACAATAGGCAATGAAAATGAAAAGATGGACCTGAAGTCCTTTGCTGTTGTTGCTGCAAGTTACCGCAGGGGAAGAGATGTTGGTACTCTCGGCGTTGTGGGCCCTATAAGAATGAGATACGATAAAATAGTTCCTCTTGTGAATTATGTAGCGAAAACAATGAGTCAGTCTTTTTGTTGA
- a CDS encoding ATP-binding protein encodes MYIDRPIKKIVDQALRTFPAVLITGPRQSGKTTFLKEEYGEICNYVSFDDPLERQFASEDPNGFLDQFSGKPVILDEIQYVPQLFSWLKMRIDSERTRSGRFLMSGSQQFQIMKNVSDSLAGRIAIFDLLTFYSDEYFTVHPDHKIQDIIWNGGYPELVLHPEQRYLWISSYIRSYVERDIRQLQSIRDLGQFEQFIGLLAARHGQELNLSDLSRSIGLSVPGCRKWLNILNASYMIYLLKPFYRNFGKRLIKTPKIYFMDSAVTSYFTRQPSSQGLWHGSMGGQFFEGWVVIDTLKRLVTLGQPTDLYFWRSHDGMEVDLILMLNGRVYPVEIKQTATPVPKHTASLNNFRRIAGDICEPGILVCTVDEIKLLPMGIKAVPWKEFGRWIESIIFNK; translated from the coding sequence ATGTATATAGATCGCCCAATAAAAAAAATAGTTGATCAAGCTCTCCGAACATTCCCCGCTGTCCTTATTACAGGGCCGCGTCAGTCAGGAAAGACTACTTTCCTGAAAGAAGAATATGGGGAAATATGTAACTATGTAAGTTTCGACGATCCCCTTGAAAGACAATTTGCAAGTGAAGATCCGAATGGTTTCCTTGATCAGTTTTCCGGAAAACCTGTTATACTTGATGAAATTCAGTATGTACCGCAGCTTTTTTCCTGGTTGAAAATGCGTATAGATTCTGAAAGAACTCGCAGCGGAAGATTCCTGATGAGTGGTTCACAGCAGTTTCAGATCATGAAAAATGTCAGTGATTCTTTAGCAGGGCGTATTGCAATTTTCGATCTGTTGACATTTTACAGTGATGAATATTTTACTGTTCATCCTGATCATAAAATTCAGGATATTATCTGGAACGGAGGATATCCCGAACTTGTTCTTCATCCGGAGCAGAGATACCTGTGGATCTCAAGCTATATACGATCCTATGTAGAAAGAGACATTCGTCAATTGCAGAGCATTCGGGATTTAGGGCAATTTGAACAGTTTATCGGGCTTCTTGCAGCGAGGCACGGACAGGAACTCAATTTGTCGGATCTCAGCCGTTCAATCGGACTGAGTGTGCCGGGCTGCAGGAAATGGCTTAATATTTTAAATGCTTCGTATATGATTTATCTATTAAAACCATTTTATCGGAATTTTGGAAAACGGCTCATCAAAACTCCCAAAATCTATTTTATGGATTCTGCCGTCACTTCGTATTTTACGAGACAGCCTTCTTCTCAGGGCCTTTGGCATGGTTCAATGGGCGGCCAATTCTTTGAGGGCTGGGTTGTTATTGATACATTAAAACGTCTGGTTACACTTGGGCAGCCAACTGATCTATATTTTTGGCGATCCCATGATGGTATGGAAGTAGACCTGATTTTAATGCTCAACGGCCGAGTTTACCCGGTTGAAATTAAACAGACTGCTACTCCTGTTCCGAAGCATACAGCTTCATTGAATAATTTCAGGCGTATTGCGGGAGATATCTGTGAGCCTGGAATACTAGTTTGTACGGTTGATGAAATAAAGTTGCTTCCCATGGGTATAAAGGCTGTACCGTGGAAAGAATTCGGCCGGTGGATTGAATCCATTATTTTTAATAAATAA
- a CDS encoding YjbQ family protein: MKFKTEYLWFNTSKKRELINITDDVQRVVDESGIDEGMVLVSAMHITAGVFVNDHEPGLWQDIDAWLEALAPFKPDYMHHRTGETNGDAHLKSLLVHHQVVVPVTDGKLDFGPWQQIFYAEFDGMRKKRLIIKVMGEAT; this comes from the coding sequence ATGAAATTCAAAACGGAATATCTGTGGTTTAATACATCAAAAAAGAGGGAGCTTATCAATATTACTGACGATGTGCAGAGAGTTGTAGACGAGTCCGGAATAGATGAAGGCATGGTTCTTGTCTCTGCAATGCACATTACAGCAGGTGTTTTTGTCAATGACCATGAGCCTGGCCTGTGGCAGGATATTGATGCCTGGCTGGAAGCTCTTGCACCCTTTAAGCCTGACTACATGCATCACAGAACAGGAGAGACAAACGGAGATGCTCATTTAAAAAGCCTTCTTGTTCACCACCAGGTTGTTGTTCCTGTTACAGACGGAAAGCTTGATTTCGGCCCGTGGCAGCAGATTTTTTATGCCGAGTTCGACGGGATGAGGAAAAAGAGGCTGATTATCAAAGTTATGGGTGAAGCAACTTAA
- a CDS encoding inositol monophosphatase produces the protein MGRVHSYRGLSINKENMMLDCAITAAKESGRILMEGLKNPDMRRIEKKGIGDYVTEIDRESEQAVIRIIKKSFPYHQIVAEESGLDRAESSYQWIIDPLDGTANYVHSIPVFGVSIGLMKDADMIIGVVYSPATEELFWAEKGRGAFLNGKKINVSKQKDFADSMIATGFPWRSRHLIKPYLESFREILTGSAGVRRMGAAAIDLAYTACGRFEAFWEIQLKPWDIAAGSLLVKEAGGVVTDFKGGIDLSAGNIVAGSPDIHKHIVKVTEKYLADVA, from the coding sequence ATGGGCAGGGTTCACTCTTACAGGGGATTATCAATAAATAAGGAAAATATGATGTTGGATTGTGCAATTACCGCTGCAAAAGAGTCCGGACGTATTCTGATGGAGGGATTAAAGAACCCCGATATGCGCCGAATTGAGAAGAAGGGTATTGGGGATTATGTAACTGAAATAGACCGCGAATCCGAACAGGCAGTCATCAGAATTATAAAAAAATCTTTTCCGTATCATCAAATAGTTGCAGAGGAGTCAGGCCTGGACAGAGCTGAATCTTCATACCAGTGGATTATTGACCCTCTTGACGGTACTGCAAATTACGTGCATTCAATTCCGGTATTCGGAGTTTCGATAGGGCTTATGAAAGATGCGGATATGATTATAGGGGTTGTATATTCTCCTGCAACAGAAGAGCTGTTCTGGGCTGAAAAGGGAAGGGGTGCATTCCTTAACGGCAAAAAGATAAATGTATCTAAACAAAAAGATTTTGCAGATTCAATGATTGCAACAGGCTTTCCCTGGCGTTCAAGGCATCTTATCAAGCCGTATCTTGAGTCGTTCCGTGAAATATTAACCGGTTCTGCAGGTGTAAGGCGTATGGGTGCTGCTGCAATTGACCTTGCATACACTGCGTGCGGCAGGTTTGAAGCTTTCTGGGAAATTCAGCTTAAGCCGTGGGATATTGCTGCAGGATCGCTTCTTGTAAAAGAGGCCGGTGGTGTTGTTACTGATTTTAAGGGCGGGATTGATTTGTCAGCGGGGAATATAGTTGCCGGATCTCCTGATATACATAAGCACATTGTTAAGGTAACTGAAAAGTATCTCGCTGATGTGGCATAA